A single genomic interval of Nostoc commune NIES-4072 harbors:
- a CDS encoding chemotaxis protein CheW, with protein sequence MELNEIDDDIEAFLVESYENLNQIEGDIIELEKTSANGEALVRIYRSLHTLKGNCGFLPFPNLESLAHAGENLLSCLRDRTIAITPDIISILLQTVDGIRQILSQIQATKQDGNRNYSALIATLTRLSEAKQTLKPSQSLVNTQTPQIDAEAPDTAGSDVNNELTEISTTTSESAYIRVNVNLLDQMMNLVGELVLARNQVIGFSTKFKDNSFTATCQHLSQLTAELQEEVMKTRLQPISSIWQKFPRVTRDLAIASGKEVKVEMEGADTELDKSIIETIKDPLTHLVRNCIDHGIELPAERVACGKPSLGRLFLKAFHESGKVNIEIGDDGRGLNLEQLKGRAQQLGLVNAVQAATMSQSEAMDLIFLSGFSTAEQVTHLSGRGVGMDIVKSNIEKINGTIEIYSQQGQGTTFKIKIPLTLAIIPALIVTSGGDCYAIPQASLQELVRLETLNSIEILYDVPVYRLRGNLVPLIYLNEVLQQDSVSNLETLSLVIVQVDNYSFGLVVDTIEDIQDIVVKPLGKQLKMLSLFAGATVLGDGTVALIIDVVGLANRTGIIAKQKQLLNENAANSQEQAGDRQTILLFEGPQGARMGIPLAIAYRLEEIFASAVEKVANQNVYQSYGQILPLIDLYKIFGVGDRFNDEALATVAETLQIIIVSPYPELSVGLVVDRILDIVEEPLTIKGIPSRPGVLFCAVIQGQITEIIDIETVIRIANPYLLQLATHG encoded by the coding sequence ATGGAGTTAAATGAAATTGACGATGATATAGAAGCATTTCTCGTTGAAAGCTATGAGAATTTGAATCAAATTGAAGGCGATATTATTGAGTTAGAAAAAACATCTGCGAATGGAGAAGCATTAGTTCGTATTTATCGCTCACTCCATACGCTTAAAGGAAATTGCGGCTTTTTACCGTTTCCTAATTTAGAATCACTTGCTCATGCTGGAGAAAATTTGCTTTCGTGTCTGCGCGATCGCACGATCGCAATCACCCCTGACATTATTAGTATCTTACTACAAACAGTTGACGGCATTCGGCAAATTCTGTCTCAAATTCAAGCTACAAAGCAGGATGGCAATCGCAATTATTCAGCACTGATCGCAACTTTAACCCGATTGTCAGAAGCAAAACAGACTCTAAAACCCTCTCAATCGCTTGTTAATACACAAACGCCACAAATAGATGCAGAAGCTCCAGATACAGCAGGTAGTGATGTCAATAACGAACTCACAGAAATATCAACGACAACATCAGAATCTGCTTATATCCGAGTCAACGTTAATCTGCTAGATCAGATGATGAACCTAGTGGGTGAACTCGTTTTAGCTCGTAATCAGGTAATCGGATTTAGTACAAAATTTAAAGATAATAGTTTTACTGCTACCTGCCAACATCTGAGCCAACTTACAGCCGAGTTGCAGGAAGAGGTGATGAAAACTCGACTACAACCAATTAGTTCCATTTGGCAAAAGTTCCCTCGCGTCACCCGCGATTTGGCGATCGCTTCTGGTAAAGAAGTTAAGGTGGAGATGGAGGGAGCAGATACCGAACTAGACAAAAGTATTATTGAAACAATTAAAGACCCCTTGACGCACTTAGTACGCAACTGCATTGATCATGGGATTGAATTACCAGCCGAACGGGTTGCTTGTGGAAAGCCAAGCTTAGGACGGCTATTTCTCAAAGCCTTTCACGAAAGCGGCAAAGTCAATATTGAAATTGGCGATGATGGTCGCGGTCTGAATTTAGAACAGCTGAAAGGGCGAGCGCAGCAACTTGGTTTAGTCAACGCCGTGCAAGCTGCAACCATGAGCCAATCAGAAGCGATGGACTTAATTTTTTTATCCGGCTTCTCGACTGCTGAACAGGTAACTCACCTATCCGGGCGCGGGGTTGGGATGGATATTGTCAAGAGCAATATTGAGAAGATTAACGGAACGATTGAAATTTACAGCCAACAGGGACAAGGAACGACTTTCAAAATCAAGATTCCCCTGACATTGGCAATTATTCCAGCATTGATTGTTACAAGTGGGGGCGATTGCTATGCTATTCCCCAAGCGAGTTTACAAGAGCTAGTACGCCTAGAAACACTCAATAGTATTGAGATATTATACGATGTGCCTGTGTATCGCTTGCGGGGTAATCTTGTACCCTTGATTTATCTCAACGAAGTCTTGCAACAGGATAGTGTTAGCAACTTAGAAACACTCAGTCTGGTAATTGTGCAAGTTGATAATTATAGTTTTGGACTGGTTGTGGACACAATCGAAGACATCCAAGATATTGTAGTTAAACCTTTGGGAAAACAGTTAAAAATGCTATCCCTATTTGCAGGAGCCACCGTTTTAGGTGATGGCACAGTGGCATTAATTATTGATGTTGTCGGTCTGGCAAACCGAACTGGTATAATCGCCAAACAAAAGCAGTTGTTGAACGAAAATGCTGCCAATAGTCAAGAGCAAGCAGGCGATCGCCAAACAATTTTACTCTTTGAAGGGCCCCAAGGCGCACGCATGGGCATTCCACTAGCGATCGCATATCGGCTCGAAGAGATTTTTGCTTCTGCTGTCGAAAAAGTGGCTAATCAGAATGTGTATCAGTCTTATGGTCAAATTCTACCGCTAATTGATCTTTATAAGATATTTGGTGTTGGCGATCGCTTTAATGATGAGGCTTTGGCGACAGTTGCAGAAACGCTCCAGATAATTATTGTCTCTCCTTATCCAGAACTCAGTGTTGGGCTAGTGGTTGATCGTATTCTTGATATTGTGGAAGAACCACTAACCATTAAAGGCATTCCTAGTAGACCTGGTGTGCTTTTCTGTGCTGTAATTCAAGGACAAATCACAGAAATTATCGACATTGAAACTGTAATTCGGATTGCTAACCCTTATTTGCTGCAACTGGCTACTCATGGTTGA
- a CDS encoding response regulator encodes MVLIIDDAAFSRRMIRKFLQIDGYEIIEATNGREGLEMVDNHKPNCVLADLLMPDMNGFEFLKAMQDKKLKIPIIIISADIQDGARNQSYNLGAVNFINKPPKESELRKAVREVLNTKE; translated from the coding sequence ATGGTTTTGATTATCGATGATGCAGCTTTTTCTCGCAGAATGATCCGTAAGTTTCTGCAAATAGATGGTTATGAAATTATCGAAGCAACTAATGGGCGTGAGGGGTTAGAAATGGTTGACAACCATAAACCAAATTGTGTATTAGCGGATCTTCTAATGCCAGATATGAATGGGTTTGAATTTCTGAAAGCTATGCAAGATAAAAAATTAAAGATTCCGATCATTATCATTTCCGCCGATATCCAAGATGGCGCACGCAATCAAAGCTATAACCTGGGGGCAGTTAACTTTATTAATAAACCGCCAAAAGAAAGTGAATTGCGAAAGGCAGTCCGAGAAGTTCTTAATACTAAGGAATAA
- a CDS encoding chemotaxis protein CheC produces MSVTAEELDALQELINIGVGRAASLLNEMVDSHIRLKIPVVKVLTANEAYQELTKRFQDDTLASVKLRFTGSFYGTASLIFPTDSASTLVAVLTGEEPGSADLDAVKIGTLSEIGNIVINGVMGSLSNVLKKHLNYTLPVYLEDTLENLLLSAYESDSKILLAQASFTIERFEIIGDIILIFLVGTFDALINAMNE; encoded by the coding sequence ATGAGTGTGACAGCAGAAGAACTGGATGCCCTACAAGAGTTAATTAATATTGGAGTCGGTCGAGCAGCAAGTCTACTTAATGAAATGGTAGACTCTCACATTCGTCTAAAAATTCCGGTTGTTAAAGTCTTAACTGCTAACGAAGCATATCAAGAGTTAACAAAACGATTTCAGGATGATACTTTAGCATCTGTAAAACTACGCTTTACAGGTTCTTTCTATGGCACTGCTAGCTTAATTTTTCCAACTGACAGTGCATCAACATTGGTTGCAGTGCTTACAGGTGAAGAACCAGGATCGGCTGACCTAGATGCAGTCAAAATTGGCACCCTGAGCGAAATTGGGAACATTGTCATAAATGGGGTAATGGGTTCACTCAGTAATGTGCTAAAGAAGCATCTAAACTACACATTGCCCGTTTATTTAGAAGATACCCTTGAAAATTTATTATTATCTGCATACGAGAGCGATTCAAAAATCCTACTGGCGCAAGCCAGTTTCACAATTGAACGCTTTGAAATTATCGGAGATATTATTTTAATCTTTCTGGTTGGCACTTTTGATGCGCTGATAAATGCAATGAATGAGTAA
- a CDS encoding ATP-binding response regulator, with amino-acid sequence MNIIEQAQEKFSLLDKIPLGAFVLKSDYIVIFWNSCLEEWTKIPKSKILGISIQEYFPHLNQPRYASRLHQIFQGGPPTIFSSQLHKYIIPVPISQDKYRIQHTTVTAVSAFHGDGFYALFSIEDLTDLTFRVQEYKNLRDQALAIAEERQRAKEAAERANRIKDEFLAIVSHELRSPLNPILGWAKLLKNRSLNEATTVRALETIERNAELQAQLIEDLLDISRILRGKLALNLERVNLVFTVQAALETVQLAAEAKSVQINLHLDTGIGQVKGDSSRIQQIIWNLLSNAVKFTPSGGQVEVYLKQINSEIQLKVSDTGKGISPDFLPYVFEYFRQADSSTTRSFGGLGLGLAIVRQLVELHGGTVSAESAGEGLGATFTVCLPVFEHVELERENHNVSEDFYPSCMLYAPLEGIRLLIVDDNTDTREFLSFLLEQQGAIVTLAASASEALTAIMQSKPDLLLSDLGMPNVDGYTLIRKLRAMPANLGGQIPAIALSAYAAETTQKQVFTAGFQLHIAKPADPARLVAAIAALVKN; translated from the coding sequence ATGAATATAATTGAACAAGCTCAGGAAAAATTCAGCCTTTTAGATAAAATTCCCTTAGGAGCTTTTGTTCTAAAATCAGATTATATTGTTATCTTCTGGAACTCCTGCTTAGAGGAATGGACAAAAATTCCGAAAAGTAAAATTTTGGGAATTTCTATTCAGGAATATTTTCCTCATCTGAATCAACCTCGCTACGCTAGCCGTTTGCACCAAATTTTTCAAGGCGGGCCTCCGACAATTTTTTCTTCTCAACTGCATAAATATATCATTCCAGTACCTATATCTCAAGATAAATACCGCATTCAACACACAACTGTTACTGCTGTATCTGCGTTTCATGGAGATGGATTTTATGCTCTGTTTTCAATTGAAGATTTGACAGATTTAACGTTCCGAGTTCAGGAATATAAAAATCTACGCGATCAGGCTCTAGCAATAGCAGAAGAACGCCAACGAGCGAAAGAAGCTGCTGAGAGAGCAAATCGCATAAAAGATGAATTTTTAGCAATTGTTTCTCATGAACTTCGTTCTCCTCTTAATCCAATTTTAGGGTGGGCAAAGCTATTAAAGAATCGCTCATTAAACGAAGCTACTACTGTACGTGCCCTAGAAACCATCGAACGAAATGCTGAATTACAGGCTCAGTTGATTGAAGATTTGTTAGATATCTCTCGTATTCTCCGGGGCAAGCTAGCACTTAATTTAGAAAGGGTTAATCTTGTTTTTACTGTTCAAGCTGCCTTAGAGACAGTGCAATTGGCAGCAGAAGCAAAGTCCGTTCAAATTAATCTTCATTTAGATACAGGAATTGGACAGGTTAAGGGTGATAGTAGTCGTATTCAACAAATTATTTGGAATCTGCTTTCTAACGCTGTTAAATTCACACCATCCGGCGGACAGGTAGAAGTTTACTTAAAACAGATTAATTCTGAGATACAACTGAAAGTTAGTGACACAGGTAAAGGTATTAGTCCTGACTTTCTACCATACGTATTTGAATATTTCCGTCAGGCAGATAGTAGTACAACCCGAAGTTTTGGTGGACTAGGACTTGGTTTAGCGATTGTGCGCCAACTTGTTGAATTACATGGCGGTACAGTTTCGGCAGAAAGCGCTGGAGAAGGACTTGGTGCAACGTTTACGGTTTGCCTACCCGTGTTTGAACATGTGGAATTAGAAAGAGAAAATCACAATGTATCAGAAGATTTCTATCCATCTTGTATGCTTTATGCTCCACTAGAAGGAATACGTTTGTTAATTGTAGATGATAATACTGATACCCGTGAGTTTCTAAGTTTTTTATTGGAACAGCAGGGAGCAATTGTAACGCTTGCAGCATCAGCCAGTGAAGCACTGACTGCAATTATGCAGTCAAAGCCAGATTTGCTGTTAAGTGATTTAGGTATGCCAAATGTTGACGGTTACACTTTGATCAGAAAGTTACGAGCAATGCCCGCGAATTTAGGTGGACAAATTCCCGCGATCGCTCTTAGTGCTTACGCCGCAGAAACCACACAAAAACAGGTTTTTACAGCCGGATTTCAACTCCATATCGCTAAACCAGCCGATCCTGCCAGATTGGTAGCTGCGATCGCAGCCCTTGTGAAGAATTGA
- a CDS encoding GNAT family N-acetyltransferase — translation MTTENFVVRPMKRSEMDLAITWAATEGWNPGKYDAQSFYQSDESGFFLGELNGEPVGCISAVAYDPHFAVIGFYVVKPQFRGQGLGIKIWKTAMDYLGADRNIGLDGAVAQQDNYKKSGFQIAYNHIRYEAVGGGVVPAGIVDLKTVPFEDLVAYDRQFFPSKRSLFLQHWIEQPESTAFGFLKNGYLAGYGVIRPAHTGFRVGPLFANDEQIAEALFQALLAQNPHAPVFFDVPDANLQAIDLVQRYQLQPVSQTARMYTKEIPNLPIYRIFAVTSVELG, via the coding sequence ATGACCACTGAGAATTTCGTCGTCCGCCCAATGAAAAGGTCGGAAATGGATTTGGCGATTACTTGGGCAGCAACCGAAGGTTGGAATCCAGGAAAGTATGATGCTCAATCTTTTTATCAAAGTGACGAGAGCGGTTTTTTCTTGGGTGAGTTGAATGGTGAGCCGGTGGGGTGCATTTCTGCTGTTGCTTACGATCCACACTTTGCCGTTATAGGTTTTTACGTTGTGAAACCCCAGTTTCGTGGGCAGGGGTTGGGTATAAAAATTTGGAAGACAGCAATGGACTATCTGGGTGCCGATCGTAACATCGGCTTGGATGGTGCAGTAGCTCAACAAGATAACTACAAAAAGTCTGGTTTCCAAATCGCTTATAACCATATTCGTTATGAAGCGGTAGGTGGCGGTGTTGTGCCTGCTGGAATCGTGGATCTGAAAACAGTGCCTTTTGAAGATTTGGTGGCTTACGATCGCCAATTTTTTCCTTCTAAGCGATCGCTATTTCTGCAACATTGGATTGAACAGCCAGAAAGTACTGCTTTCGGGTTTCTCAAAAATGGATATCTTGCTGGTTACGGAGTTATCCGACCTGCCCATACAGGTTTTAGGGTTGGGCCACTATTTGCTAATGATGAACAGATTGCTGAAGCATTGTTTCAAGCCTTGCTTGCACAAAATCCTCATGCTCCAGTGTTTTTTGATGTGCCGGATGCAAATCTACAAGCGATTGACCTAGTTCAACGTTACCAATTGCAGCCAGTCTCTCAAACTGCTCGGATGTACACTAAAGAAATTCCTAATTTACCCATTTATCGCATCTTTGCTGTGACAAGTGTAGAACTAGGTTAG